The Streptomyces tubercidicus DNA segment CGCCGCGAGCCGGAGCTGAACGAGTGGGCCCCGAACGACACCCGGGACACGACCACGCCCCGGGCCTTCGCCAAGGACCTGCGCACCTTCGTTCTCGGCGACGTCCTGCCCCGCCCCGAACGCGCACAGCTCACGAAGTGGCTCCAGACCAACACCACCGGAGCCACCCTCATCAAGGCCGGAGTGCCCAAAAACTGGGTGGTCGGCGACAAGACCGGCGCCGGCAGCACCTACGGCACCCGCAACGACATCGCCGTCGTCTGGCCACCCCACGCCGCCCCCATCGTCGTAGCCATCCTGTCGAACCGCACCGAGAAGGACGGCGAGCGCAACGACGCCCTGGTCGCCCAGGCGGCGTCGGTGGTGGCTGATCGGCTTTCGTAGGGGGCGGGCTGACTGGCCGGCCCCTACGGTCGCCGACCGTCGGATGGCCGTGACGGGTTCGCCATGGCCGGTATCCGGCTTCGTGGGTGGACGGCGTGGCTCCGTATGGCGGGGAGCATGATCATGAGGCCAAGGAATGCCAGTCCGGCGGCGGCTGCCGGGATCAAGCCCTGGCCGGCCGCGAGGAAGCCGCCTCCCACCGCTCCCCCCAGCGCCGCACCGACGTAGACCGCACTGCTCTGGACGGCCATGGCCTGCGCCGCCGCCTCCGTCCCCGCACGGGCGAGCATCAGGGACTGGATGCTGGGCGGCACCGCCCATGCGGCGCCCGACCAGACAACCAGCAGCACGGCGGTGAGCGCGACGGGGACCGGCCTGATGAGCCAGAGACCGGCAAAGGCCAGCATCGCCGCGCAGAACACCGTGCTCACGAGGACGAAGACCCGGCCCGGCGTGTAGCGGTCAATGAGGCGGCCGGCAGCCTGAGTCCCGAGCAGGCCGCCGATGCCCGAGCAGACCAGCAGCAGGGCGAGGACCGCTGGTGACACCCCGGAGACACCGGAGAGGAAGGGCGCGATGTACGTCTGGAAGGCCAGATTGCCCGCGACGGTCAGGATGGTGACGACGAGAATCACCGTGACGGCACCGTTGAGCAGCGAACGGACCATGTCGGGAAGGCTTTTGCGCTCCGAGACCGCGTGAGCCTCGGCGCGCGGGAGGGTACGGAGGAGCAGGAGGAGCGCGCCGATCCCCAGCAGCCCTCCGAATATGAAGGTCGCCCGCCAGCCGAGGAACGCACCGATCCACGTACCGGCCGGCACGCCGAGCAGGACCGCGCCGGTCAGACCGGTCATGACGGTGGCCAGATAGCGGCCCTGACGCTGCGGTGGCGCCTCGGCGCCGGCGGCGGCCAAGGCGGTGGGAAGGACGAGGGCAGCGGCCAGAGCAGCCAGGACACGCAGTGCCATGAGTGGTGCGTAGGTGTCCACGAGCAGGACCGCGAAATTCGCGGCTCCGAACACCGTGAGCGCTCCGCACAGGGCGCGTCTCCGTGGGATCTGGAGCGGCAGGAGCGCCCACAGCGGGGCGGCGAGCGCGTACGTGAGCGAGTACACCGTCACCAGCTGACCGGTGGCGGTCTCGGACAGTTGGACGGTGTTCGACACTGCCGGGAGAACGCCGATGACGATGTAGTCGTCCGTCTGCACAGCGAAGGCAGCAAGCGTCAGGGCCCATAGCCACAGCGGCCCGGCTCGGGTTAAGAACTTCATGGACATGAGGGTAACGGTCGTTTCCTAAACGGTGTGTCAGAGTATGGACGACGTAGAGGGAGAGCGGAGAGGGAGGTGCACGGGAGTGCCCAGACCGGCCGACCCGCAGCGTCGACGCGAGGTGCTCGACGCGGTGATCGACCAGCTCGCAGCCACGGGGATCGGTAGCTTCTCGCTACGCACACTGGCGGCGGGGATCGGCCAGAGCACCCGTGTACTGACCCATCACTTCGCCGACAAGAACGCCCTACTCACGGCCGTACTCGCCCGGCTCGACGAACGGCAGCACACGGCACTGCGGTCGACACCGGGCTGGTATGACCCCGCCGTCAAGATAGGCTCCCTCGTCCGGTCGGCGTGGGAACGCAACCTCGGCTCCGATGAGCTCGCCATGACCCAACTCTTCCGGGAGATCGAAGGACTCGCCGCCGCCGGCCGACTGCCGCTCCCCGGCGCCGGGTTCGTACGAGGGCGTGCCGAGTTCGTCGCCTCGTGCCTGGTCCGCCGCGGCCTGCCCGACAGCAGCGCCCTGATCAAAGCGACGCTGCTCAACAGCGGCTTCTCCAGCCTGCAGAGCGACTACCTCATCACCGGGGACAGGGAACGCACCGAAGCCGCCCTCGACGAACTGTGCGCGTGGATCGACTCCTGCGTGGACCAAAGGGGCTGAGCCCCTGCGTCCGTCAGGTCGTGGCGTCCGTCAGGTGCCTGCGAGCGCCGTCCGGGCCGACGCGGTATCGGCCCGTCCCTTCTCGTAGACCGTGAGTCCCCGCGCCAGGTGGAGCGGCACCAGGAGTAGTTCCACGATGAGGGCCTTCCAGGCGTAGACGAGATTGACTGCCTTGGTGGCGTAGACGCAGGGGATGTTCAACAGGACGGTGGCCAGCGGGAGTTTGCGGCGGTGGGCGGCGTAGAGGAGTGGTGGTGTTGTCAGGAGGAGTTCGGCGCCGGCCCACCAGAGGAAGGCGAGCGCGGGTGGTTGGTCGGTTGTCGCGGTGAGGACGAACGGTGTCGCCCACCACAGGGGTGCGGTGAGGATCTCCAGAAGGGCGAGCAGTACCCAGACCGCCAGCAGGGGTTTGTGCAGGATCAGCCGTCCGAGGTGGAGCCGGACGTTCTGGCAGAAGCCTGCCATCCAGCGCCAGACCTGTTTGCGCAGGTAGGTGAGGTCTTCCGGGTCGGCGGCCAGGGCTACCGCGTCGGAGACGTAGACCGCGCGTCTGCCCGCGATCTGTTGGGCCCACGTATAGTCCATGTCTTCGACGATGGTCCGTTCAGGGAAGCCGCCGAAGGCCATCAGGTCGTCGCGCCGGAAGACGGAGCAGCAACCCGAGCAGACCATGGGGCTGTTGGCACGGGCCTGAATGGGGCGGTGCCAATGGAAGCCGAAGAGGTACTCCGTGGAGCGGCCGCGTTCCCAGAGGGTGCGGGTGTGGCGGGTGCGGACCGTGCCCGCGGCGATCGAGACGCCGGGGTCGTCGAAGACGGGCATGACGGTCTCGATGTAGTCCGGCGCGAGGACGGTGTCCGCGTCGACGGCCAGTACGAGGTCGGTGGTGCAGTGCGGAAGGGCGTAATTCTGCGCTTTGGCCTTGCTGCCGAGATTGCGCGGCGGCCGCAGCACGGTCACCCCATGTGAGGCCGCCACCTCCCCCGTACGGTCCGTGGACGCGTCGTCCACCACCAGGACCCGGTCAGGCAGGACCGTTTGAGAGGCGAGGGACTCCAGCGTGGCCGGCAGCCCCTCCTCCTCGTTGTGTGCGGGCACGATGACGGTGATGGTGTGCAACTCGATCTCCCCCTGTCTTGCGCATGGCGCCGGCTACGACCGTGAGCAGTCCGATCACGCCGTAGACGATGGTGCTGATGCCGATGAACGGCAGTCCTCCGTGCATGTGACTGACGGTAGGGGGAATTGCGCCCGACGTGGTTCCGGAGGGTCCCTCCTGTGGATAACTCGCGTGACGGAGAGGCGGAGAGGCGGAGTTGGAGTCGTCGTGCGGTGCGCCGGGGGCCGGTCACGCGGCCCCCGGCAGCCAGGGGGTTGATTGTCGAGGAGGTCGAGGATCAGTCACCGGGCGTCATGGCAGGCGCTTCGGCCAGGGCGCGATTGCGCCCGCCGGTTGCCGGTGAGTGCGGGGAGTCGTCCTCGGCATCGTCGGTGGCTGTGTTGCGCGGGAGTTGGAACGCGGCCAGGGCGCCGGTCGTGGCGATGGCCGCGAGGGTCAGGAGGGTGGGGCCCATCGCGGAGAGGAAGGCTTCGCCGGTCCAGTGCGGTCCGGCAGGCGGGCGGGCGCCCGTGGTGGTGGGGGTCGTGAGCGTCACCAGCATGGTGGCGGTGGCGACGCCCAGTGTCGGGCCGATATTCATCGCGGTCTGCTGGAGGCCGCCCGCTACTCCGGCGTGGTCGGTGGACACATGGCGCACGATGACGGCCGTCGCCGTCACCATCACCGTGCCGAAGCCGGCGCCCAGCAGGAGGAATCCCCCGCCGATGGCCGGAGCCGTCGAGGTCCGGTCGAGTTGGGACAGCGCGAGGATGCCGAGCGTGAGGAGCGTCATCGCCACCACGGTCGTCCGGCGGGGGCCGTACCGGCGCTGCAGCACGGCCGAGGCCGGGGCGCTCAGCACCATCAGCACGGCCAGGGGCAGCACTCGCAAGCCGCACTCCAACGGGTCCATCGCGAGGACGTCCTGCAGAAAGTAGGTGCTGACGAACAGCGCGCCGAACAGGGCCGCCGACGCGGCGAGCAGGACGGCGAGGGCCGCGACGATGGTGGTCGAGCCGACCACGGAGAGGGGGATCAGCGGACTGGCGGTGCGGCGCTCGTGCCGTATGAAGGCGCCACAGGCGAATACGGCCGCGGCTCCGGCCAGTGAGGTGGCCACCGTCCAACCGGTTTCCGGGAGAGCGATGAGGGTGTGGACGAGACACACCAGGGTGAGCGCGAGGAGGCAGGCCCCGGGCAGGTCGAGTCGGGCGGCGGGGCGGGGGTCGGCGGCAGCCCCGTTGGCCCCGGCGGATGCCTCCCGGGCTTCCGGGACGGGCGCGGG contains these protein-coding regions:
- a CDS encoding MFS transporter, which codes for MKFLTRAGPLWLWALTLAAFAVQTDDYIVIGVLPAVSNTVQLSETATGQLVTVYSLTYALAAPLWALLPLQIPRRRALCGALTVFGAANFAVLLVDTYAPLMALRVLAALAAALVLPTALAAAGAEAPPQRQGRYLATVMTGLTGAVLLGVPAGTWIGAFLGWRATFIFGGLLGIGALLLLLRTLPRAEAHAVSERKSLPDMVRSLLNGAVTVILVVTILTVAGNLAFQTYIAPFLSGVSGVSPAVLALLLVCSGIGGLLGTQAAGRLIDRYTPGRVFVLVSTVFCAAMLAFAGLWLIRPVPVALTAVLLVVWSGAAWAVPPSIQSLMLARAGTEAAAQAMAVQSSAVYVGAALGGAVGGGFLAAGQGLIPAAAAGLAFLGLMIMLPAIRSHAVHPRSRIPAMANPSRPSDGRRP
- a CDS encoding TetR/AcrR family transcriptional regulator, whose translation is MPRPADPQRRREVLDAVIDQLAATGIGSFSLRTLAAGIGQSTRVLTHHFADKNALLTAVLARLDERQHTALRSTPGWYDPAVKIGSLVRSAWERNLGSDELAMTQLFREIEGLAAAGRLPLPGAGFVRGRAEFVASCLVRRGLPDSSALIKATLLNSGFSSLQSDYLITGDRERTEAALDELCAWIDSCVDQRG
- a CDS encoding glycosyltransferase family 2 protein, which encodes MHTITVIVPAHNEEEGLPATLESLASQTVLPDRVLVVDDASTDRTGEVAASHGVTVLRPPRNLGSKAKAQNYALPHCTTDLVLAVDADTVLAPDYIETVMPVFDDPGVSIAAGTVRTRHTRTLWERGRSTEYLFGFHWHRPIQARANSPMVCSGCCSVFRRDDLMAFGGFPERTIVEDMDYTWAQQIAGRRAVYVSDAVALAADPEDLTYLRKQVWRWMAGFCQNVRLHLGRLILHKPLLAVWVLLALLEILTAPLWWATPFVLTATTDQPPALAFLWWAGAELLLTTPPLLYAAHRRKLPLATVLLNIPCVYATKAVNLVYAWKALIVELLLVPLHLARGLTVYEKGRADTASARTALAGT
- a CDS encoding MFS transporter translates to MTTRRLQRLVLTGSITGAVIVALDGTVLTVAQPALQRDLRASFGQVQWTSTGYLIAVASLLVFAGRLGDRYGHQQVFALGILGFGATSAGIGLAPGVGWVIGLRVVQGIFGALLQPATLGMLRAAYPSDRLGMPLALRTSAIGLAAAAGPVLGGALVAHWGWRSVFFLNVVPACLIGALALAVRVPVPAPAPVPEAREASAGANGAAADPRPAARLDLPGACLLALTLVCLVHTLIALPETGWTVATSLAGAAAVFACGAFIRHERRTASPLIPLSVVGSTTIVAALAVLLAASAALFGALFVSTYFLQDVLAMDPLECGLRVLPLAVLMVLSAPASAVLQRRYGPRRTTVVAMTLLTLGILALSQLDRTSTAPAIGGGFLLLGAGFGTVMVTATAVIVRHVSTDHAGVAGGLQQTAMNIGPTLGVATATMLVTLTTPTTTGARPPAGPHWTGEAFLSAMGPTLLTLAAIATTGALAAFQLPRNTATDDAEDDSPHSPATGGRNRALAEAPAMTPGD